From the genome of Nicotiana tabacum cultivar K326 chromosome 17, ASM71507v2, whole genome shotgun sequence:
AGGATCTAAGTATTAATCACCAATATCAAATTAATATGTCAAGCTCCCTGAAAATTTACGTTACCTGCTCGATGAGATCAGTCTGCTCTTTATGAGCTCTTGCCAATTCAGCTCGGAGGTCcctgatctcctcttctttttgcacATAGAGGAGTTTGAGGGCGCCTCTCTCCTCCGTGAACCTTTTGAGATCAGCCTCACACCGGTTCAGTTCAGCTTGGGATTTGGAAAACGCTTCCCGGTGGAGCATCACATCCTTTGGAGAAAGCAAGAAAATCagacaaaaggaaataaaagcaaaCGCAAACCTAATAACGGGGGTTGAAATTTACCTGGCTCAGGAGTCGTTGAGCCTCATCAAAAATGATCATTGCATCCAGGTAGGAAACGTCATCGACCCCCCGTGAAGCAACCAAGGAATATGTCATCCCCTTCGTGGTCCATTCCCACATCGGGGGTCTCAATAGACTTAGCCTCCCGAAATTGCCCTTCAGAAAATGTGGGGCTGGGCGGCGAATCATCAATAATGATTGCCCCAAGTAAGTCACTTGGGACACTCTCTCCTTTTCGAAGTGCCTCGGAACCGGACTCTTCAGGCACGCCCGCCGATTGTTCGTCACGACGGGAGACGTCATCAGCCCCCGATGATTCGAGGACTTTGCTCAGACCATCTTCCGATACCTTCTCGACCATCACCGACTCAGCTGGATTCGAAGCTTCGACACTTCCCCTCTTTTGAGCCACCAACACACTGTCAGCATCTTCTCCCTCCTCTTCTTCACCTCATAGTTTTTGGGTTGCGGAGTCATTCTTCGACTTATGAGCCTTGTTATTCTTAGGCTTTGGAAAATCATAAGGCGAGGCCCTTCTCCTCTTCTTATCCTCAGCCGGTTTCGGGACCTCCCATTCCCCAGATGAAAGTGGCCTCATGACGACTTTGTCCCCAAGACCTGTATGGGAGGAAATCAAGTGAAAACGAAGCATTTCACAGGAAGGCATCAAACACAGATAGAGAAACTTactgtgatttttggcctcccatcggcccccgGCCAAATTGCGCCACGAGCGCTCAGCGTACGAGGAAGTCGAGGCCAATTTCCAAACCCAACCTGCAAGGTTCGAGATCGCACCGAGCACCCAATAGACCGATGCACCATAAGGAAGGATATAGATGAGAAAAGATAAAggaagcaaaacaatcaacaaaagttGTTGGTGGGtttgtacttacgcttcatgttccattcctcggggaatgacATCTTCTCGGCCGGGATTATGTCAGAAGTACGGACTCGGACAAACCGGCCCATCCATCCTCGATCTttatcctcgtctatgctcgaggaCAACACCTTTGTGGCTCGGTGCTGAAGCCTTACTAATCCGTCTCGATAGAGACGGGGCCTGTATAGTCtaatgagatgatcgagggtgaaagataTCCCTTCGACCTTGCTCACGAAGAATCAGAGCAAAATAACGATGCGCCAAAGAGAGGGGTGGATTTCGCCTAGGGTTATGTAGTATTGTCGGCAAAAGTCTATTATAACGGGATCGACCAGAcccagtgtgaaagggtaagtgtaaacacttaaaaactcTTTCACATGAGTGGTGATATCCTCTTCGGGGGTAGGAACTACCACTTCTTTGTTTTCCCAGTGGCAATCTTATTTTACCTACTCGAAATCGCCttcagttatcgagcatatatatctcgacatGGGCTCACATCGGCCAGGAACCGAAGAGGATTTTTCAACTTTAAAATCGGAAGTAAGGTCGCATGACCCGGGAACTCACTCTTCGATGCGTGGCTCCACCGACGTTTTATCACCGACCGACCGCGATGATGAAGCTTTTCCCTTCTGAGGAACGAAttttgatgttttcgccattgttatatgaggaaaaagaaagaagaagacgAAACTTGTTGTTTTAAAAGATTGGCCAACGTGGTTTGAAGAACCGGAAGAATTGATAAGCTTGAAGGGAGTAAAAGAGTTTTTGAAGATTAGGGgaaattttgaaagtaaagtttgtgAAAGTTACGAAGATGGTCTATTTATAATATCTGCTATGACGGTTTGAAAACACTGGTGGCCGACCGTCAGCTGTTACTAACTAACGGTCTTGAGAACTGTGTAGACGCGACGCTTCGGTCGCCTCCGTCGCTTACGTCACGAATGTGACATCATAATTGGTCGAGGTACTAAATCGAAGGCTCAGTTCGTTTCTTCTAGTTACACTCCAAGAAACGagaggactatctatatacggtcaaaatcgggacCCGATTTTGCTGTTTGATCTAGACAAGGGAGTTGCATCGGGGGTAGCCTCGTAATAAATCAGACTCGAGCTCGAAGATGAGACATCGAGCCTAAAGATCGAAGTGTACGTTGAGACCGAGGCCAGCAACAATCGAGACCAAGTATGACCGAATTCGAGGGGAGCATAATAACAGAATGACGAGATATCcgtaaccggtcgaagatcacggcAGAAacccggaacagatcaaatcaagagCGGTTATTGGTACCAATCATGTGATTTATTttcgtaattagaattgtaccatactTAGGAATCTTCTAGTATATAGAGGGGAGTCCCCATCATTTGTAAGCATCTTACATTCACgaatatcaaggcaatataataTCTCTTGCTTCGGTTTATCAACTTACTGTTCTTTAAATTGTTCTTACTTCATTATTCTCGTGGGTTCATCAGCTTGAGAGCATTGTCCAAATATTGGTTTGTTTTACATTCTTGTCAATTTGCATCGTTTATCTGTAAGTTAATCAATTAGTATTGAGCAAAATCGCGAATCCTTAAAATCACgttacaagtttaattgttactcgatttTTAGGGTAAAACATTAAGTTCAATAATACAGCTGATTGTATAAATCGAACTAGTACAATATTTCTACGACCTCAACTCTCTTTACTGGGATCTGCTGTATATCTATGTCGTGTGGCCCTCGAAGATGATATTTTAACACATTCGCCGGTTGGCAAAAGCAATAGCTACAACCTCTTAACAATATCAACTTTGGGTTTCTTTATGAGAACGATGTTCAAATGAATACCTAAAGTTATTTTGAATGGTAATAGAAGTTCAGGAAATTTTCGAAGGACTCTAGGATATTGTTCTGAAGTTTCACTTACAATCCTGGAgttttacttgcagaagtttgaaATTCATGATACATTCTTGGAGTTTGACTTCCAACAGTTCAACTTGTATAAGTTTTAAACTCACTGTATTGGTGTCACTTGCTACAGTTCAAACTCCAAAGAGAATTTCTAAAGTTCTCGTGGCTATGTTTCAACTATTTTGCCCGTTTTTAAGCTCTAGCTATTTTTCAACTACTTCGTATGCTGGTTTTGTTCCAATTAACACCTCCTAAAAGTGGCTCATTTTTACCACTTCAATTTATGAATTGAGCCACTCATGGTTTCCTTAATAAAGGCAGTAATGTAGCGGGTGGATAATAGAAATATGGGGAGAAGTGCATTAGTAGCCACTTTTAAGcctgctatttaaaatatattcataatttataatgtatttaaagtTTAGCCAATTCACCCAAACTTCAGGACTAAGCATCCTGAATTTTTGAGCTgttaatttgaaattcaggaTTAAATGTCCTGAATTTTTTAActgttaatttaaaattcacgACACAAGATTCAAATTTCTGGACACAACTTTCGAACTTTGGGACACAAtgtcctgaagtttgaactttgaggtTTAAACTTTGGGACGTCGTGTCCTGAAGTTTGAGCGAATTGGCTActctttaaatatattgtaaaCTGTGGATATATTTTAAACATCATGCTTAAAAGTGGCTATCTTGTGTCATTTTCACCAGAAATATGACACTTTAGTGCCACTATTGATTCTTTATCCGGCTTGCCTCAAGGGCAGAACTTTAATAAGTGTTGCTCTCGCTTGCCATATGAGCAACACTTTTGACTTTTGACCTTAAAGGTTTGACCAAGCGGGGTCAAAATCAAGAGTAACTATTTTCAAGGTCATTAGGTGTAATTTCGTTTAATGTAGCCGAGCTCAATTGAGCTTGAGAGCCATGTTCAACGTTCGATTGGCTAACAGATTTGGGCTTATCTATTTGTTTGCTAAAGCAAACTGGTGTGAAAATAGCACGGagctagtcagttttcggacggataattgaaaaatagccaacgtttgtaaagtcattaaaaaatagccactattttgctacaacacggaaagttccagcataatatactggagattggtgcacttgtgtatgaacttccagtatattatgctggaactccaacacacggaaatttccagcataatatactgtagATTGGtacacttgtgtatgaacttctagtatattatgttggaactccaacacacgaaaagtttcagcataatatactggagatttgAGCACCTATGTATAAACgttcagcatattatgttggactagtttattatgctggaattccagtatattatgctggaagtctagtatattatactagaactccagtatattatgctggactagtatattatactagaactccagtatattatactggaactccagtatattatgctggaatatttttctgattttgaacagtattttcgtttagatctttacataaaaatgattaaattttgattacttttgaaactgtggctatttttcaattaccacacttataaatctggctattttttaatttcaccccAAACTGGTCTACACGGTGATCCGCCAACTCTGGCCCATGACTTTTCAAACGCCGTCGTTTCGGCGTTGCCGGGAATTTCTTTCGGTTACTAccaagaaaattcatactacgaaTCAAACAGACAGAAACCAAATATGACTTGTATTTGTCAACTGAAAAAGTAGAATGATGAACAAGAAAGGTCTGGCCATTCTTATGCGTACCCAAATGCGGCCTCTTTCACCTGTCTCTGTAAGCTTTACTTCACTCTCCTCCACTTTTATCACACAATTTTCGCGAATTAGTTCCTGTTTTTTTTTCCTAGTTGGATTTGATTCAATTCATCATTTTTATggtgttttttttatttaatctttTTCTTTGGTATTGAATATAAAGCAGAGCAAATTGAATCAAATGCAAGTCTCTCAACCGGAAGGTTATAAAGTTTCTTCTTCTCCGGATGCTTCACTTCTTCCAGAAAGGTCTTTAATACATTTATCTGTTTGTTTACTCAACTTTAAACCCGCCCCTCCcccgaaaaaaaaagagagaaatttaTCCAGTAGAAAACAATCTTTATTGTATCTTGAATTGATTGTATATATGATAAGCACCTATTTCATCTCTATGTTTTCTGGAGTCCTTTGGTCTAAATTGTTTGTTAATGTCAGGATCAAGCTTTCCTTGTAAATAGTTAATGATTTAAATTCTATGCATTAACGGCATATTGCCTTATCAGTGTCTAACAGGTTACATAACTTCTTTTTTGGGAAATCTCCCTTTGTCCCATTTATGTGATGGTGTTTGACTACGGTCGTgtgtttaagaaagaaagaaaaacttttgaaacttaagGTCTAAAACAAGCCATAGGCATTTGTGTGGCCGTAAATCATCTCATCAAGGGTAAAATAGGAAGTTTAAAGTTAAGTTTTTTCTAAATATAGAAGTGTGTCATactttttgggacaaattaaaagGAAAGTGTGACACATAAAATGGGTACTGAGGGAGTAAGAGTTTCCTGTAGTTGGTATTAAGTGGCTGAATAGAGAAAATGTCAGTGTAAATTAAACCCATCAAATTTATGGTCGGAATAGTCAGATTCTCAGAgatataaaaaaggaaaaaggaagacTTGTAACTTATTATCGTCAATGTTGCTGCCGGAATTAATTATAATGGTTCAACTTTCAGAGAGTTCACCCAAGTACGGGAGTCAATGCACTCAGCTATGTCGACAAACAAGACAGAAATTGTAGACGTTGCTCTAGATGACTTCTCAGAGGTGATTTCCACCACAGCACGAAATAATCAGTTATTTCTACTGATACTTTGTTAGTTGTCAAGTTAGTAATTGTTGAACGTTAACTTTGCAGGGATACTTTTTCCTTTCCCCAGAAAATCGTCATAAGATACTTCTTTCACTAGCCAAAGAGTATGATCTCAATCGGACCCAAGTTCGCGAGTTAATGAAGCAGCACCTTGATCTTCAGCTCCCAAGCGGTGGGTCTTGTTTTCATTCTTATGAGTGTGTCTTCTTCGTTACTTTTATTTTGTTAGTTGGGTTTAGAAGTTTAGAGCTTTGGCAGATAAGGCTGAAGATAGTGGTGATCATGAAGAGGAAGGATCTTTATCTGCTTTCTACCGGATTGAGCGGAATTTGAGGCAGGCTCTCAAGCCTATGCATGAAGTTCTTTTCGAGCGGCTCAATACACATCCTGGGGGATTGAAGTTCTTGTCTGATATTCGAGCTGATATTCTTCGTATTCTCGAGTAATGTTATGTCCCAAATGAAGTGATCTGTCTTTGCTTTTTATGGGCAAACACTGTCTTGATTATAAGACAGTGAAAATCTACAGATTCATTGgaaatttgtttttaattttctGTAATACTTATACCTATGAAACAGGGACTTCATAAATGGTTATTCAATGAATTTGCAGAGACGTAAATATAGCATCTCTGCGAGCATTAGACTCCCACTTAAAGGAGAAACTGATTACATGGCTCAGTCCTGCTAATTTGGAGCTTCACAATATTACATGGGATGATCCTGCGTCTTTGTTGGAAAAAATTGTTGCATATGaggtactttttttttcttccttctttgcCTTTCATGTATTATATTCTGTCATTACATTTTTGTATAAATTTTTCTTGTGCTTAGGCTGTGCATCCAATAAGCAATCTTATAGATCTGAAAAGAAGGCTGGGAATAGGTCGCCGCTGCTTTGGGTACTTCCATCCAGCAATACCTGGTTAGCAATCCCTTTCTTGGTTAAGGAGTTGAACTCTACTCACTTTTCTGTTTACTATTGTTCACAGTGTTTGTGAATAAAAATCTCATTCAGTAGTCTATGTGGAAGAACATTTTCCTCTTCCTGGTAAACAAGTTTTCAAGGTTGTTTCCCATGTGTTTCATAATTGGAATGACACTTTATGAGAGTGAACATGCTGCAATTACTAGATCAAGGCTTTGCATCCTCTCTTAAGAGAATATTCAGcatatgatcttgttgttggTCATGCTGATCAAAATTAATCAGGTGGAGATTTATGCATCACTTTCTAAAGCAGAGCATAGGAGGTGCACTATTTCTAGAACCTGAAGTGTAGATTTTATAGTATCTAAAATTGGGAGAGTTGGCCTTAAGGCGGTCTGTTGAATGTTTATATGTCAACCTGTCCTTATTACTCAAAAGTTCGGATGAATTTTACTTGTGCAGTACAAGATACATACAGAAAATCAACTTTCTTATAAAAGTAAGACTAGCATCACGAAGGCTTTTATGATTAGATCCAGAAGTACTAGAATGTTTGTCTTAGTTCGAGAAATTACTGGAGTTTTGTCTTCATATAGGGTTCAACATTTCTCATGGCTTGGCTGGCTGAAGCATTGCTTAAATCGGATCTCGTCATAATTGTCTATCCTTGCTAACATAGCATCTTGTTACTTCTCATTCTGCTAATTAACCGTATCAAGCCTAatgtttgattctttttttcAGGTGAACCACTTATTTTTATTGAGGTTGCACTTATGAAGGATGTGGCGGCGACCATACAGGTGAAAAAGTCTCGAATTACTCTAGTTTAACTTTGTTGCTGCTCGCTGCCATTAACAACTCTCTAATCATTGCAGGAGGTCTTGTGGGATTATCCTCCAATTTCTGAACATGAGGCTTCTTGTGCAATTTTTTACTCTATTTCATCAACTCAGGTATGTTGACATCTTTCTTAAGTTTGAAGAGCTCTATATTtctctaagttgctcggactcttcactTTCGGTGTTGCACCCATGTCGACAAGACGTGGGTGTGGGATCCGTATTGGAGGTCAACCGATTTTGGGTACTTTGTCCAAATCGTCGGAGAAATTCGGGGCAAATACAATGATTTCTAAAATCAAAACAAAGGCTAgggtgaaattgaagaaaataaaatacgtTGTATATAGAAATTTCTATGTTTGTCCTTTCCTTTTATCTCCTTCTCGGATTCTCCTCTTAATTaatattttctccttctcggAGTGCCTTGTAAGTTTTTTACATAATGTCTCATAATTTAGACATATTTTTATAACtttatttttagatatttgaattatttttagatGAATCCTCCCGTATCCATACCTGGATCCGTACcccccgaatcttaaaatttagatcatgaaggatccgaactctagatccgcacccgtatCGGACACCCGCCCAGTGTGTGAGAAACTTAAATATTTCTAAGGTTGCGTTTGGATTAGAAAATGGTCgggttttttatttgatttttgttcGTTTGGTTTGATTAGAATTTGTGTTTGTTATTCAGGATAAAGTTCCCCGTAAAGCCCTTAGACATTTTCCAAGGTTTCTATATGGATGAAAGCAAATAGATTAAACCTGGTTACACATATGCTACCGAACTAATAATTCTTTTCTGTTGAAGGAAGAAAATTCTGGGTggcagaaaaagaaagaacaaaggtGAAAGTGCAATTCTAAATCTTTTGGTCACTTTCTAGAAGCAGGGCCCGTATTCAGCCCAAAAGTACAATTGGAAGTGCTTTGGGATTCAACTTGTTTTTGGAAGCCAACTCCTACTTTGTTTCTGAAAACAACTTGTTTCCAAAGTTGGGTAGCAATTTTTGCAAACTGTAAATGTTGACTTATAAATGATGCAAGACCAGAAAATATGCAACTTACTTTTTCTTAGCAAGCAAAACTAGAATTTGTTGTCGTCGCTAAGGGAACTGATACATGCAACCTTTTGCACCTCTCGCTGCTGGGATGGAGAAAATTGTTTCCTCCTTTTAGAAAGATAGAGACATGTAGTTCCCTATTTATCCGGAAAATGAGAAGTATACTGTTCTTCAGTTCTGGTCTTTGAGTAAGAAAATTGTCTTTTTCTTTAGGCAGCATAATCAAATATATGATGCTCGCTGGAAGAGGAAAAGGAAGTATAAGAATTCTACtttaactgttaaatgcaatTTCTACACACATCTGACTGAGATCTTCAGGAGAGCATCTTTTCTTTCATTTGCACCATTTGAGGAAGAGAACCTCGACTTCAATCTACTCTTGGCACTTTGATTATTTCTACATTCTTTGTTCACTGAGAAAAATGAACAGTGATTTAAACTGATTTAGTATTGGCATGCCCAATTTcctattttcttcttcctcataTTCTTGCTATTGTTTTGATCCTTCGTCTAAGAGAGTATTTTATTCTTTTAAACATGCAGCCTGGCTTATCAGGAGTCAACCTGGGGAAGTTTCTTATCAAACGTGTGGTTGATGTggtgaaaaatgatatgcccaatGTCTCTGTAAGTTATGGTATTTTCATCAAATGGTCTGGGTTTTTGAGCGACTACTATGTAAACTTCCACTGTGAGTTGGAGTTAAAATGTTGAAAAGCGGATGTGTTTGTAGAACTCTTTAAATTACTTCTACCAATTCTGTCTTCTTGAGGTGCAAGTTCCAAACCCTGCAAGGGGAATACAATTTTAGTGGAATTGCTAATTTAGAGAATATAGATAATTTTCTGTGAAGGTATTTGGCATGAAGAGTTTAAATGAGCTGTGAAGACTTTGTTATGTATTGATCTTTGTGTTTAGCAATTAATTTCATATTAAGGGATAGTCTACTACTAGTGCTTTCAATGAAATATTCTGCAGCTATGTCTTGGATGAACTGCTTGTTTCTTCGAGGAAGCTTTTGTTTGTAAACCAGACAAACTCAAGTCTTTACTTCTGGCATCTTCAATGGTGTTTAACTTGTCCTACTTTAACAAGATCCAGTCCTCAACTTCCACAGCACTTCAGTCTATAACtttaaatgttaaatttatatgGATGAATTTCTGGTGTTTTTAGGTTTCATAATGAAACTTTTAGTTCTTTGCTGCACCATTTCTCACATGTAAGGTTTCCTGTGAAAATGATATACAGAACTGGTCTACAGGTATTCGCTACTCTTAGTCCTATCCCTGGTTATAGGCAATGGCTCTTATCAAAGTTGGCTTCATCAGAGATGTCTGGTTCTGCCTTCAAAGAAAATTTGCTTAGACCAGAAGAAGAAAAAGCACTTATGGATGCATCAGGGTAAGTGTGTGTTTTATAGCATTTTCTGGCTTGAGAATGTAGAGaggaatattaattttaattctgGGAACCAACGGCATGGGATTTATCGCTCTCCTATTTAgtaaaatcaacaacaacaacaacccagtggaatcccacaagtggggtctggggagggtagtgtgtacgcagaccttacctctactcCTGGAACGGACTTTGCATGGTCCAATCATTGCGATCGTACACCATGCTGACAGTTACCCAGGAAACAGGGTAGAACACATTCCCGAAAATCCAAGCAACAGAATGTGTTCTACCCTGTTTCCTGGGTAACTGTCAGCATGGTGTACGATCGCAATGATTGGACCATGCAAAGTCCGTTCCAGGATAATTCATTCATAAAATTAAGTGGAGCATATTACTATTGCATATTTTTCTTCAGACAGAGAACAAATATAAAAGGAGTAACTTCATATCTAGTAGATACTTCATTCTAAAATATAGCAAACTTTCTTCAAAGTTAAAACACATTTGTGCTTTTGTTGTTCCCTGAGATTGTTGTCGTAACTTATCAAGTAACAATTTTCTGTTCTCCTAATGATCTATCTTTTCTTGCAGAGGTTCTGATATGGGAAGCAGTGGTACTGAAGTAATGTGGAATTTATTGACATCAAAGAACCATGAGTGGACCAATTCACCTAATCTGGTATCTGCGTTGAGAACCCCTATGATGCGACTTTGTGCCAGGTATGCTAAAGCTAAATATTGGAAGCTTTAGAAATCCTCCATTTAGACATGAGTTGTCTTCCTTGCTTGTTTGGTTTCCTGGTGGTGATATTAAGGCAATGTGATTGTAAAAACTTTCTCCTTCAAACAAGATGTTTCTTTTATGTCAAGATTATCTGTTTCACAGTGATTAAAAGTCTGTTGCATTTATGGCTGTACAGCTGTATAGTGTGAAGTTGACATGCATTTCTATCATGTGAAAGTTTACGGTATTGAGATAATATCATACATTGAGTTTCCACGGTTTcgacaaggtgggttgctctgatggtaagcaccctccacttccaaccaagaggttgtgagttcgagtcaccccaagagcaaggtggggagttcttggagggaaggatgctgagggtcatttggaaacagcctctctaccccagggtaggggtaaggtctacgtacacactaccctccccagaccccactagtgggattatactgggttgttgttgttgttgttgttgttgttgttgagtttcCATATTGTTACTTCTTCGATTGGAACAGGTACCtattgaaagaaaagaagagaggaaAAGCTCTAGATTCGGTTGCAAATTTCCACTTACAAAATGGAGCGGTATGCCAAGCGGTCCATGTTCTGCAAATTCACTTTCTACTTTGGTTTCTTCTCTGTGAATAAAATTTTTAGGTGCTTGAATAAAAAAAGAAACCACTTTTTGCTTAATATTAAAGTTAAGAGCCAAcaagagagaagacttttaacTACTATCCAAAGGATAAACCAAATGGATTTTGTTTATTCCTCTCTAAACTACTGCTGGGAAGGGTCAGTAACTTCTTTCACATGATTTTCATTGAGACAGTTATCAGAATTCCTCTCTGATTATGTATTAGGATAGAGGACTAATTTATAAATACTATCTGAATTTTAAACTTTTCCTTGACATTCAGCTTTTCCGAGATCCCGAGAACCCATTTTCACCTGAACATTTGTGGAAAGAAAATTTCCATGTAAAGAATGTCTATGCTTGGGACCTTGGGACAAAATCTAAATGAATGCACTAATAAGTAATGCTCTACTAAGTTGAAGCTTTAATAGACCAAACACAACAACATTTGTCTGCATGCAATCTTGAGGTGTTTTGCAAGCATAAGAACTGAAACAGTGAAACCTAATTATGACAAGAGAGAAACATCCGAAGGGCATTACTTTGTTGGATTATTAGAACTTGCTGAGTACGTGGGCTTCTATGTCTAGTATAAGGATTGCTGATAACCAGATGTGTATGCATGTTAGTATCAGGAATTAGCTAGAGCTCACAAAACCAAATCTGTGCAAACTGACTTCTTTTCCATTCAAATCCTATAATAGGATTAAGATTCGATATGTTGTTCTTTTTTAGAAGTTTGCATGcatatttttgtttaaattgctTTCTAGTTTTCTTTTCCTATATATTATTGGATAATCATCCTGCTCTGTTGAAGTGGATGTTACTATATATGCCTGAGATGTGGATctattctttttccctttttgtgCATGGAGTGAGAAAAGCTCAGCAGAGTCCCTCTGCATTAGTATTCTCAGTATTCCTCCCTTTTATAACTTAGAATATCAATTTTAGATGATTGGAAGGCTAAACTGGATGGCTGATCGGTCACAAAAGGGCCTTGCTCAAAGTGAAGGCATAATGGTAAATTACATCTACAGGTATTATGTTGCCCTGAACaatctttttctttcaattctaCAGT
Proteins encoded in this window:
- the LOC107806620 gene encoding uncharacterized protein LOC107806620 isoform X2; this translates as MMNKKGLAILMRTQMRPLSPVSSKLNQMQVSQPEGYKVSSSPDASLLPEREFTQVRESMHSAMSTNKTEIVDVALDDFSEGYFFLSPENRHKILLSLAKEYDLNRTQVRELMKQHLDLQLPSDKAEDSGDHEEEGSLSAFYRIERNLRQALKPMHEVLFERLNTHPGGLKFLSDIRADILRILEDVNIASLRALDSHLKEKLITWLSPANLELHNITWDDPASLLEKIVAYEAVHPISNLIDLKRRLGIGRRCFGYFHPAIPGEPLIFIEVALMKDVAATIQEVLWDYPPISEHEASCAIFYSISSTQPGLSGVNLGKFLIKRVVDVVKNDMPNVSVFATLSPIPGYRQWLLSKLASSEMSGSAFKENLLRPEEEKALMDASGGSDMGSSGTEVMWNLLTSKNHEWTNSPNLVSALRTPMMRLCARYLLKEKKRGKALDSVANFHLQNGAMIGRLNWMADRSQKGLAQSEGIMVNYIYRLDNIEDTAQSYMNEGHIEASSDFRSYTENELKE
- the LOC107806620 gene encoding uncharacterized protein LOC107806620 isoform X1 — protein: MMNKKGLAILMRTQMRPLSPVSQSKLNQMQVSQPEGYKVSSSPDASLLPEREFTQVRESMHSAMSTNKTEIVDVALDDFSEGYFFLSPENRHKILLSLAKEYDLNRTQVRELMKQHLDLQLPSDKAEDSGDHEEEGSLSAFYRIERNLRQALKPMHEVLFERLNTHPGGLKFLSDIRADILRILEDVNIASLRALDSHLKEKLITWLSPANLELHNITWDDPASLLEKIVAYEAVHPISNLIDLKRRLGIGRRCFGYFHPAIPGEPLIFIEVALMKDVAATIQEVLWDYPPISEHEASCAIFYSISSTQPGLSGVNLGKFLIKRVVDVVKNDMPNVSVFATLSPIPGYRQWLLSKLASSEMSGSAFKENLLRPEEEKALMDASGGSDMGSSGTEVMWNLLTSKNHEWTNSPNLVSALRTPMMRLCARYLLKEKKRGKALDSVANFHLQNGAMIGRLNWMADRSQKGLAQSEGIMVNYIYRLDNIEDTAQSYMNEGHIEASSDFRSYTENELKE